Proteins from one Fragaria vesca subsp. vesca linkage group LG6, FraVesHawaii_1.0, whole genome shotgun sequence genomic window:
- the LOC101297660 gene encoding serine carboxypeptidase II-3-like, with product MKLLFLSCLLLLSVAVNSANQVDNLNKLIKSQRYQKPLQSQSQIVLDQVGDNPFSPGHQDGSKEDDKIDALPGQPTEGVDFDQYAGYVTVDADAGRALFYYFVESPQNSSTAPLVLWLNGGPGCSSLGFGAMEELGPFRVNSNGNSLYMNDYAWNNEANVLFLESPAGVGFSYSNTTSDYQNVGDNKTASDSYKFLINWLEKFPEYKTRDFYITGESYAGHYVPQLAYTIVSENKVTNQTKINLKGIAIGNAWIDASTGAQGQYDYLWSHALNSDETMAGINKYCDFVALNITSSCEKYMSQSDNEVGNIDSYNIYAPLCGTESPAPSASSVYEFDPCSDDYVNTYLNLPEVQAALHARPTQWSACGNVGWTDSPDTVLPIIQELIASGIRLWVYSGDVDSVVAVTTTRLAINTMNLKTTTPFRPWYSSPGEVGGYVIMYEGLVFATVRGAGHEVPSYQPGRALTLFSAFLQGAPLPSS from the exons ATGAAGCTTTTGTTCCTCTCATGTTTGCTGCTTCTCTCTGTAGCAGTCAACAGCGCTAACCAAGTTGACAACCTCAACAAGTTGATCAAGTCTCAGAGATATCAAAAGCCTCTTCAGTCTCAGTCGCAGATTGTCTTAGATCAGGTCGGAGATAACCCTTTCTCTCCGGGGCACCAAGATGGGTCAAAAGAAGACGATAAGATTGACGCTTTGCCGGGACAACCAACCGAAGGAGTGGATTTTGATCAATATGCAGGATATGTTACGGTTGACGCTGATGCTGGGAGAGCATTGTTCTACTATTTTGTAGAGTCGCCCCAGAATTCTTCAACCGCGCCTCTGGTGCTATGGTTAAATGGAG GACCAGGATGCTCGTCTCTTGGATTTGGAGCCATGGAAGAACTGGGACCTTTCAGAGTCAACAGTAATGGAAATTCACTATACATGAATGATTATGCATGGAACAATG AGGCAAATGTACTCTTCTTAGAGTCTCCGGCAGGAGTTGGGTTCTCATATTCAAACACAACATCTGACTACCAAAACGTGGGTGACAACAAAACTGCCTCAGACTCCTACAAATTTCTTATAAACTGGCTAGAAAAATTTCCTGAATACAAAACCAGAGACTTCTACATCACCGGAGAGAGTTACGCCGGTCACTACGTACCTCAGCTTGCTTACACCATCGTCTCTGAGAACAAAGTCACGAACCAAACAAAGATCAACCTCAAAGGAATTGCA ATTGGGAATGCCTGGATTGATGCCAGTACCGGTGCACAGGGTCAATATGATTATTTGTGGTCACATGCTTTGAACTCCGATGAAACCATGGCCGGAATCAACAAATATTGCGATTTCGTTGCGTTGAATATCACAAGCTCATGTGAAAAATATATGAGTCAATCAGACAATGAGGTTGGAAACATTGATTCTTATAACATCTACGCTCCACTTTGCGGTACAGAATCCCCTGCACCCTCAGCTAGTTCA GTATATGAATTTGATCCATGCTCTGATGACTATGTGAACACTTATCTAAATCTTCCGGAGGTTCAAGCAGCTCTTCATGCTAGACCCACACAATGGTCAGCTTGCGG GAATGTTGGCTGGACGGACAGCCCAGATACCGTCCTCCCCATAATACAAGAGCTCATAGCAAGTGGAATCAGATTATGGGTATATAG TGGAGACGTTGATTCGGTAGTAGCAGTGACAACTACAAGATTAGCCATAAACACGATGAACTTGAAGACAACCACTCCATTTCGACCATGGTACTCTAGCCCCGGTGAGGTTGGGGGATATGTGATTATGTACGAGGGTTTGGTATTCGCCACAGTAAGGGGAGCAGGCCATGAGGTACCAAGCTACCAACCAGGGCGAGCACTCACCTTGTTCTCCGCTTTCCTTCAAGGAGCGCCGCTTCCTTCATCTTGA
- the LOC101307609 gene encoding HVA22-like protein f-like encodes MGVLATIAKNLDTLIGPGVTLLFPLYATMRAIETPSALDDQQWLTYWVLYSFITLFELFSWKVLAWIPVWPYMKLLFCIWLVLPTFNGAAYVYDNIVRKYVKPSDYINFISSSASKRPEGQNKVLQMMSLDARKSVERFIDQYGPEAFERVVRAAEREARKH; translated from the exons ATGGGTGTTCTTGCAACTATTGCTAAGAATTTGGATACATTGATCGG GCCAGGAGTTACACTTCTTTTTCCTTT ATATGCAACAATGAGAGCAATAGAGACCCCTTCTGCACTAGACGATCAGCAGTGGCTTACATATTGGGTGTTATATTCTTTCATCACATTATTCGAGCTCTTCAGTTGGAAAGTCCTCGCTTG GATTCCAGTATGGCCATATATGAAATTGTTGTTCTGCATCTGGCTGGTATTGCCAACATTCAACGGGGCAGCCTATGTTTATGATAATATTGTGAGAAAATATGTGAAGCCTAGTGACTATATCAATTTCATCAGCTCATCAGCATCAAAGCGCCCAGAGGGACAGAATAAGGTCCTCCAGATGATGAGCCTGGATGCAAGGAAGTCAGTAGAGCGTTTTATCGATCAATATGGACCCGAGGCTTTCGAAAGAGTCGTCAGAGCA GCTGAAAGAGAAGCGAGGAAGCACTGA
- the LOC101307908 gene encoding HVA22-like protein f-like → MGVLAAIAKNLDTLIGPGVTLLYPLYATMRAIESASTLDDQQWLTYWVLYSFITLFELFCWKVLAWIPIWPYMKLLFCIWLVFPTFNGAAYVYENIVRKYVKPGNYINWSSSSSSSSSKHPEGQKKVIQMMSLDGRKSVESFIDHHGPEAFERVVKAAEREARKH, encoded by the exons ATGGGTGTTCTTGCAGCGATTGCTAAGAATTTGGATACACTAATCGG GCCGGGAGTGACACTTCTTTATCCTTT ATATGCAACAATGAGAGCAATAGAGAGCGCTTCCACACTAGACGATCAGCAGTGGCTAACATATTGGGTGCTGTACTCTTTCATCACATTATTCGAGCTCTTCTGTTGGAAAGTCCTCGCTTG GATTCCAATATGGCCATATATGAAGTTGTTGTTCTGCATCTGGCTGGTATTTCCAACATTCAACGGGGCAGCCTATGTTTACGAAAATATTGTGAGAAAATATGTGAAGCCTGGAAACTATATCAATTGGAGCTCATCATCATCATCATCATCCTCAAAACACCCAGAGGGACAGAAGAAGGTCATCCAAATGATGAGCCTCGACGGAAGGAAGTCGGTAGAGAGTTTTATCGATCACCATGGACCAGAGGCCTTCGAAAGGGTTGTCAAAGCG GCTGAAAGAGAAGCTAGGAAGCACTGA
- the LOC101297951 gene encoding uncharacterized protein LOC101297951, which translates to MAAVAFEGFSIREYAAKMRSVDVLKCCPFVDDDHEDDGKVMSKEQAESLLPPITVTKFKLWSHELDRIKSNLQPQEEETIITLTNKESTEEIPSNDDQFDAVPEPHEEEEEEVEVAEKAPASANAVDAHVDRYLSHPSRAERKQVKKGGAAKAKSKSKSPKKRSIAEIFAVAPPIPTVDETNKDEVSEDEEDENQQLVDCISTKLKAKKVKKRKKEKSVVLLEENNNFNQKIHKKKKNKENSCKLKQQIPVTFAKKLHKKVAIDNSDAVTGCARTPNVKYLSTQKRKGAQTSKFVPKQKKPVSPTRSILKNHVLCRQNSTLYRTEGDSQENTCAFQHSRRHVRFSGKDAILGPRKDEKSSLYERNLFSDTLASSSEKDQSAGSDKDVSLVEVDRRENDVSVGTDNGIEACSKTGRKEYPKLLDHVGMPSFLRPHVTHQEKAKHLAEKSVPASKVAAVPDNNLHLFNQGYLTTECEPAYAGIPRLISAVADSCVNTQGVTASISFGSSSNMIDHCVRPNHGFSAMISKENTGAFFEPSIRNFISKENAQGRVQFLSQSEGDRISDHGPYYQSIRPPMDILGGSYPFPQWKQRPVTFTERLLDDKFYGLPLNSHGELIQYSSKGGFDQLGKLNIVAGASNSLPAHSQHCVERELPSDQLNLFPMQNFVRENCSSHFPDRLGISYSGSAQRPDVHQLDFESRSRHSLRPLSDLDLFSISSSRCRQFDPVQNENIGRLVPKETSCPMPLNMNQPTMRLMGKDVAIGNSSRQIHGFDDGKVWMDKEIIAEHCPSRNALLQNFHQNCYSPTTSAKLKETVSQSFGVCSEQASQSNLRTKAPEFRFPHPYQKWQSSLGFEHGSHTTSKSPSSSFLQFPQSPSPAMFNGEHNFRAPFISRTESLQSQLFGSQLPVLSTPQVTYEHGISRPGETGYKQHQPHFRKSAFDFPFLNPECQENVRPSWFQNSSSKAGLPPWLLHATLERNRPITAPQVSPNTASKHLHHIIPRKNICNAPYLHYSSEISHSQEVKRSPVPQNAVQPQGVQVIPEENPSSAMTDMSYRNRMDLKDRMKPKNIGIKDLYPCKRIKRSAVDSTNLPNIIDLEVQEKSSVVAGLSSNGDFNIDEMQSNFRALDLESSRKQVKDSECITQKDGFESLCTETSKMDDVGRSGPIKLSAGAKHIIKPTPNVDQDNCRPIHSTIPFVAVTNDYTGPEPQKRSTKIYKF; encoded by the exons ATGGCAGCTGTTGCGTTTGAAGGCTTCTCCATCCG GGAGTACGCGGCGAAGATGAGGAGCGTGGACGTGTTGAAGTGCTGTCCCTTCGTCGACGACGATCATGAGGATGATGGTAAGGTTATGAGCAAAGAGCAAGCTGAGTCGTTGCTACCTCCGATCACTGTCACCAAGTTCAAGCTGTGGTCCCATGAGCTCGACCGCATCAAATCCAACCTCCAACCGCAAGAGGAGGAGACCATCATCACCCTCACCAACAAAGAGAGCACTGAAGAGATCCCATCCAACGACGATCAATTCGATGCCGTGCCTGAACCACATGAGGAGGAGGAGGAGGAGGTTGAGGTGGCGGAGAAAGCACCGGCGAGTGCAAATGCCGTCGACGCGCATGTCGATAGGTATCTTTCTCATCCGTCTAGGGCGGAGCGGAAGCAGGTGAAGAAAGGAGGCGCCGCTAAGGCCAAGTCCAAGTCCAAGTCCCCCAAGAAGAGATCCATTGCCGAGATTTTTGCTGTGGCGCCGCCGATTCCAACCGTTGATGAGACCAATAAGGATGAAGTTAGTGAGGACGAGGAGGACGAAAATCAACAGCTTGTTGATTGTATTTCTACGAAGCTAAAGGCAAAGAAGGTCAAGAAAAGAAAGAAAGAGAAGAGTGTGGTTCTCTTGGAAGAGAACAACAATTTCAACCAGAAGATCCACAAGAAGAAGAAGAACAAG GAAAATTCTTGCAAGCTCAAACAGCAAATTCCAGTCACTTTTGCCAAAAAGCTGCATAAAAAGGTTGCAATAGATAATTCTGATGCTGTAACTGGTTGTGCAAGGACACCGAATGTGAAATATTTATCTACACAGAAGAGAAAGGGAGCTCAAACATCCAAATTCGTTCCTAAGCAGAAAAAGCCAGTGTCTCCCACTCGCAGCATTCTCAAGAATCATGTTCTTTGTAGGCAGAACTCTACATTGTACAGAACTGAAGGTGATAGTCAAGAAAATACTTGTGCTTTTCAACATTCAAGAAGGCATGTCAGGTTTTCTGGAAAGGATGCCATACTTGGTCCAAGGAAGGATGAAAAATCATCTTTGTATGAGCGTAACTTATTCTCTGATACACTAGCCAGTTCGTCAGAGAAGGATCAGTCTGCTGGGAGTGATAAAGATGTATCCCTAGTTGAGGTAGACAGAAGAGAAAATGATGTTTCTGTTGGCACTGATAATGGAATTGAGGCTTGCAGTAAAACCGGAAGGAAGGAATATCCTAAACTTCTTGATCACGTAGGTATGCCAAGTTTTCTAAGGCCGCATGTTACTCATCAAGAAAAAGCAAAGCATTTGGCTGAGAAATCTGTACCTGCAAGTAAAGTTGCTGCAGTTCCAGATAATAATTTGCACTTGTTCAATCAAGGCTACCTGACCACTGAATGTGAACCTGCATATGCTGGCATTCCTAGGCTGATATCTGCTGTAGCAGATTCCTGTGTAAATACTCAAGGAGTTACAGCTTCCATATCATTTGGTTCCAGTAGCAACATGATCGATCATTGTGTGCGTCCTAACCATGGATTTTCTGCAATGATTTCAAAGGAAAACACAGGAGCATTTTTCGAACCTTCTATACGTAATTTCATTTCAAAGGAGAATGCACAAGGGAGGGTTCAGTTTCTGTCACAATCTGAAGGAGATAGAATTAGTGATCATGGTCCGTACTACCAATCCATACGTCCTCCTATGGACATACTAGGTGGCTCATATCCATTTCCACAGTGGAAACAAAGACCAGTTACCTTTACGGAAAGGCTTTTGGATGATAAGTTTTATGGTTTGCCTCTCAATTCACATGGTGAGCTAATACAGTATAGTTCAAAGGGTGGATTTGACCAGCTGGGGAAGTTGAATATCGTAGCCGGAGCCTCCAATAGCTTACCTGCACACAGCCAGCATTGTGTCGAGAGAGAACTTCCAAGTGATCAGTTGAATTTGTTTCCGATGCAGAATTTTGTGAGAGAGAATTGCAGTTCACATTTTCCAGATAGATTAGGCATTAGTTACTCTGGAAGTGCTCAAAGACCAGATGTGCACCAGCTTGATTTTGAGAGCAGAAGCAGGCACTCTTTGCGTCCACTTTCAGACCTGGACTTATTCAGTATCTCTAGTAGTAGATGCAGACAGTTTGACCCGGTACAGAATGAAAACATAGGCAGACTGGTTCCTAAAGAAACTTCATGTCCCATGCCGCTGAATATGAATCAACCGACAATGCGGTTAATGGGAAAAGATGTTGCGATTGGTAATAGTAGCAGACAGATTCATGGGTTTGATGATGGAAAGGTTTGGATGGATAAAGAAATCATAGCTGAGCATTGTCCTTCACGTAATGCCTTGCTGCAGAATTTCCATCAGAACTGCTATTCACCCACAACATCAGCAAAGTTGAAAGAAACTGTATCGCAGTCCTTTGGAGTTTGCAGTGAACAGGCTTCACAATCAAATTTACGGACGAAAGCTCCAGAGTTTAGGTTTCCTCACCCTTACCAGAAGTGGCAAAGTAGCTTGGGGTTTGAGCATGGCAGCCATACCACCTCCAAAAGTCCAAGTTCTAGTTTTCTTCAATTTCCTCAGTCACCTTCACCTGCAATGTTCAATGGGGAACACAATTTTCGTGCACCTTTCATATCTAGAACTGAATCTTTACAATCTCAACTGTTTGGTTCTCAGCTACCTGTATTATCTACTCCACAAGTTACCTATGAGCATGGGATTTCAAGACCAGGTGAAACCGGTTACAAGCAGCATCAACCTCATTTTAGAAAATCAGCATTTGACTTCCCTTTCCTAAATCCAGAATGTCAAGAAAATGTCCGACCATCATGGTTTCAGAACTCATCCTCTAAGGCCGGCCTCCCCCCTTGGTTGTTGCATGCAACGCTTGAGCGAAACCGGCCAATTACAGCTCCTCAGGTTTCTCCAAATACTGCTAGCAAACACCTTCATCATATCATTCCCAGAAAGAACATTTGTAATGCCCCATACTTGCATTATTCATCTGAAATATCTCATTCACAAGAAGTAAAGAGGTCACCAGTTCCTCAAAATGCGGTTCAGCCTCAAGGTGTTCAAGTCATTCCAGAAGAAAATCCCAGTTCTGCCATGACAGACATGAGCTATAGGAACAGAATGGATCTCAAAGACAGAATGAAGCCAAAAAATATTGGTATCAAAGACCTTTATCCCTGCAAGAGGATCAAGAGATCAGCAGTTGATTCAACAAACCTTCCTAACATAATCGACTTAGAAGTGCAAGAAAAGTCAAGTGTTGTGGCAGGATTGTCGTCAAATGGGGACTTCAATATTGATGAAATGCAGTCAAATTTCAGAGCACTTGACCTTGAATCAAGTCGGAAACAAGTAAAAGATTCGGAGTGCATCACTCAGAAGGATGGATTTGAAAGTTTATGCACCGAGACTTCCAAAATGGATGATGTAGGAAGATCAGGTCCCATTAAACTATCTGCAGGAGCAAAACATATCATAAAACCTACTCCGAATGTGGATCAAGACAACTGCAGGCCAATTCATTCAACTATCCCTTTTGTTGCAGTAACAAATGATTATACTGGACCAGAACCTCAGAAGAGATCAACAAAGATTTACAAGTTCTAA